DNA sequence from the Carnobacterium funditum DSM 5970 genome:
GTTGTATTCTTCATTCAAGTAACTTAATCGAGTATCCATTGCAACATCATTTCTGTTTAACGAAACCTCTACTTTTGTTTTTTGTTCCATTACATAACGTTGTTGATTATTTTTTAAGGTTAGGTCTTGTTCTACTTGGTCTAATCGTTCCTGAAGCAGCAAGGAATTTTTTTTATGTAGAATCAAAGATTGCTCTAATTGCTCTTTCTCTCCTTTTAATTTAATAGATTTGACTATTAAATCATTTTGAGAGAGCTTTTGATCTCCATTTGATTGAGAAATTTGATGGATAAATGTTTTGAGTTCATCTAACTCTTGTTGCTCAGTTTCTAATTGATTTTCAATCCTATTCTGTTCATTTTTTAATCCTGTCATCTGTTCTTTAACTGTTGCCGATAAAGTCATTAATTCTTGCACGGTTTGAAGAATTGTTGCTTGCAATTTTTCTCTTTCTTCGTTTTGAGAAGAAACCAGTTCAAGTTGGTGTTTGATTTGATCCATTTTTTCTTGAAGCGTAGCCCATTCTTCTTTTATAGAATTAAGTCGTTGTTCATAACTAGCTTCTTCTTTTTTGTCTTCTTGTTCTTCAAATTTGGTGCCTTTCAATTCTCTTCCTAAGCGGTTGAACTTTTCATCAGTAATTTCGCACCTATTTTTTAATTCTTGTTCTTTTAGTCGTTGTTGCTCACCTAATTCTCTAACTTGTTCTAACGTTTCTTCTTCTTTTGTTAATGCCTGTTTTAAATTTTGAACCTCTACTTCTTTAGATAACAACATTTTTTCCATTTGATTAATTTGTTTGCTTAGCGCTGTTAATTCATTCTTACGCGAGAACAAACTGCTTTGGGTGCCTTTTTTACTTGCTCCGCCAGTCATAGAGCCACCAGCATTCATAACATCTCCTTCAAGCGTCACAACACGATAGCCAAATTGAAGCATTTTTGCAATTTTATTAGCGGACTCTAAATCTCGAGCTACAATCGTAGTACCTAATAAGTTTTGGATAATTGAAGCAATTTCTTCAGGGTAATCAATGATTTCATATGCTATTCCAATAAAACCTATACTTTTTTTCACTTTAGTTTCAATTGTAAGTGGTAAACGACGAGCTTTAATGGTTGTTAAAGGTAAAAAAGTCGCACGTCCAGAACGTTTTTGTTTTAAAAAATGAATGGAATTACGTGCGCTTGTCTCATCCTGTACAATAATATTTTGCGAAGCAGCCCCTAAGGCTATATCAATGGCTATTTCACTTTCTTTAGGAACAACTATTAACTCAGCAACAGCCCCTATTACTCCACCAATTTGATTTTTGTGCTTTAGTATTTCTTTTACCCCTTGATAAAAACCAGTATAATCATCTTTTAATTCTTGTAAACTTTCTTTTTTAGCTTTAGCTTGTTGAACAACTCGTAATGCATCATATAATTTTTTGTTTTCATTTTCTAAAGAGACACGTCTATTTTGAATCGTCGTTTGTTGTTCTTGATAATATAAAAGTTTTTCTGCAATTTCTTGTTGAGTCAGTTTCATCTCAGAAGTTGTTTTCTTTAATTCTATTTCTGCTTGTTCTTTTTCTAATTCCAAGGCAGATATCCTAGCGTTGGATTTTAATTTTTTTTGATGAAGTTGGTTGAGACTTTTGTTCGAATAGTTTTGTTCATTTCTTAGGCTTGTTTGTTCTTGCATTAAATCAACGTATTTGTTACGCAGTTGCTCAATGGTTTCTTTACTATCAGAAGATAATATTTGTTGTTCTTTTTTAGCTTTCTTTAATTGATCTTTAACTGATTTTTGCTGTTCATTTTTCTGAGCAATTTTTTTAGTTAATTGTTGCAATTTTTCAGTTGATTGAATCATTTTTTGCTCAGCTTGCTGATGGTGCTGTTCATATTGTTGACGACTTTGTTTTGTATGTTTGGATTTTTCATTCAATACTTGCTTTTTTCCTTCTAGCTGTTCATAGTTTTGCACAATTACCATTAAGGAATGCTGTTCATTGTCAATCGCTTCCGTTTGCTCTTTTTTTTCAGTTTTTAAAGTCAACAGTTTTTTCTCTAGTCCAACACTTGACTTTTGCATTTGGTCTAATCGTGTGTTGAAAGAAGTAAGTTCTTGATTTTGGATATCCGTTTGATTTTTTAATTGTTCTATTTCAACAACCGTTAAAGCTATTTCTACATCGCTTAATTGTTGTTTTTGCATCAAATAATCTTTTGCCATGCTACTTTGTATTTTAAGAGGTTCAATTTGGGTGTCTAACTCATACACAATATCTTGAACGCGACTCAAATTATCTTCTGTCTCAACTAATTTTTGTTCAGCTTTTTTTTTGCGTGTTTTATATTTGAAGACCCCTGCAGCTTCTTCAAAGATAGATCGACGATCCTCTGGTTTACTATTAAAAATAGTTTCTACTTTCCCTTGCGAAATAATTGAAAAAGATTCTTTCCCTAATCCAGAGTCCATAAATAACTCCACAATATCTTTGAGTCTGCAAACTTGTTTGTTTAGATAAAATTCACTATCTCCATTTCGATGCAGTCGTCTTGTAATATTTATTTCAGCAAAGTCTAAGGGTAGAAAATGATCTTCATTTTCTAAAACTAAAGTCACTTCTGCAAAATTTAATTGTTTTCTTGAATCAGTTCCGGCAAAAATAATATCATTCATCTTGCCTCCACGTAAACTTTTCGCAGACTGCTCCCCTAAAACCCAGCGGATGGCTTCAGTAATATTACTTTTCCCGCTGCCATTCGGTCCAACAACTGCTGTAACTCCTTCGTGGAATTCAATCGTTGTTTTCTCCGCGAATGATTTAAAACCAGCGATTTCAATTCTTTTTAGCTGCACAACTAAATGGCCCCTTTCTTAAACAATAACATTAATTAAGGATAAGCTACACATTCTAGCTTATCCTTAATTAATGTTATTTGCCTTGTAAATTCAACAAAGCATTTTCTGCAGCAACTTGCTCAGCTGCTTTTTTTGTTCTTCCTTGTCCTTGCCCTAGCATCTGTCCTTCTGCACTAACTTCAACTACAAAAGCTTTTTGATGTGCCGGACCAATTTCTTCAACTAACTGATAATCAATCGTTATTTCACCTTTTTTTTGTAAATATTCTTGTAAGTTTGTTTTGTGATCCATCACATGTGAGAAAGCACCGGATTGAATCTTAGGGAAAATGGTCTGATTTAAAAACTCCAGTACTTTAGTAATCCCTTGATCCAAATATAAAGCACCAATAAAAGATTCAAACAAATCACAAAGAAGAGCTGGTCTTTTCCTACCATCCATTCGCTCTTCGCCTTTGCCCAAACGGATATAACGATCGAAGCCACAATCTTTAGCAAATAAGCCTAAGCTTGCCTCACAGACAATTCTTGCTCTTAACTTTGTTAAATGCCCTTCCGGAAGCGTTGGGTAATGCTCGAACAGGTATCTGGAAATAATCAATTCCAATACAGCATCCCCTAAAAATTCGATTCGCTCATTATCTTTTAATTTAAGGTTCCTGTGCTCATTCACATATGATGAATGCGTGAACGCTTCTTCTAGATAAGCGGTATTATTAAATGTGATATTAAACTTATCTTTTAGTTCTTTTAAAAATGACTCATTCATATTTTTTCTCCTCTCAATCAGATTTGTTCAACTATTACTAGTATACTGTGTTTTCTTAAAAAAATAAATAGTTTCATTTTTTACTTGTTAAAGCGAAACCTAATAATTTTTTTTCTAGTAAAAAAAAAAATCCCAGCAAAATGTACCGACCCCTAGAAGTTAGACCTAAAAAATCTAACTTTTGGGGGTTTTTCATATGGCAAAATATACATTTGAACTTAAACTAGAAATCATTCAAGCCTATTTACGTGGTGAAGGGGGATATGGAACACTAGCGACTAGGTTTGGGGTTTTACACGCATACCAGGTTCGTATGTGGGTTAATAGTTATAAACAGTTTGGCGAAGAAGGACTTATGAGAAAAAGGAAAAATAATTCTTATTCTATTCAATTCAAAACAAATGCGGTAGAATTATATTTAACTACAGAGATGTCCTACTTTGAATTAGCGAATTTCCTTGAAATCACTAATCCTTCTATTCTTACACGTTGGGTAAAGGAATATCGTCATTATGGTATTCAAAGGCTCTCTAAACAACAAGGGAGGCCACCGAAGGTGTCTGATAAAAAAGATAAAGTCATTATCTCTGAAAAGCTGCCTAATAAAGTAGAAACAACCCGAATCCAAGAACTTGAAAGACAAAACCGCGCTTTACAAATTGAGATTGCTTGTTTAAAAGAATTGAGGAGGTTGCGTCGCGAGGAAACTCGACTAGAAATGAAGTTATCTCAAGAATCATCCACAACCTCCGAAGAGACTTCCAATTAAAAGAAATTCTTGAGGTTCTTAAATTTCCAAAATCAACTTACATGTATTGGCAAAAGAGATTCAATCGGCCTAATAAGGATGAAGAAGATGAAAAATTATTACTTCAAATTCGTAAAGATCATAAGGATTATGGGTATCGTCGTGCACAAAAAGAGATGGAAAAGCGAGGACGCAAAGTAAATAAAAAGAAAGTTCAACGATTAATTAAAAAGCTAAAAATCCAAGTACACTCTTATACTCGTAAATCACGTAAGTATAGTT
Encoded proteins:
- the smc gene encoding chromosome segregation protein SMC; its protein translation is MQLKRIEIAGFKSFAEKTTIEFHEGVTAVVGPNGSGKSNITEAIRWVLGEQSAKSLRGGKMNDIIFAGTDSRKQLNFAEVTLVLENEDHFLPLDFAEINITRRLHRNGDSEFYLNKQVCRLKDIVELFMDSGLGKESFSIISQGKVETIFNSKPEDRRSIFEEAAGVFKYKTRKKKAEQKLVETEDNLSRVQDIVYELDTQIEPLKIQSSMAKDYLMQKQQLSDVEIALTVVEIEQLKNQTDIQNQELTSFNTRLDQMQKSSVGLEKKLLTLKTEKKEQTEAIDNEQHSLMVIVQNYEQLEGKKQVLNEKSKHTKQSRQQYEQHHQQAEQKMIQSTEKLQQLTKKIAQKNEQQKSVKDQLKKAKKEQQILSSDSKETIEQLRNKYVDLMQEQTSLRNEQNYSNKSLNQLHQKKLKSNARISALELEKEQAEIELKKTTSEMKLTQQEIAEKLLYYQEQQTTIQNRRVSLENENKKLYDALRVVQQAKAKKESLQELKDDYTGFYQGVKEILKHKNQIGGVIGAVAELIVVPKESEIAIDIALGAASQNIIVQDETSARNSIHFLKQKRSGRATFLPLTTIKARRLPLTIETKVKKSIGFIGIAYEIIDYPEEIASIIQNLLGTTIVARDLESANKIAKMLQFGYRVVTLEGDVMNAGGSMTGGASKKGTQSSLFSRKNELTALSKQINQMEKMLLSKEVEVQNLKQALTKEEETLEQVRELGEQQRLKEQELKNRCEITDEKFNRLGRELKGTKFEEQEDKKEEASYEQRLNSIKEEWATLQEKMDQIKHQLELVSSQNEEREKLQATILQTVQELMTLSATVKEQMTGLKNEQNRIENQLETEQQELDELKTFIHQISQSNGDQKLSQNDLIVKSIKLKGEKEQLEQSLILHKKNSLLLQERLDQVEQDLTLKNNQQRYVMEQKTKVEVSLNRNDVAMDTRLSYLNEEYNLNFEVAKQQHTLKVTVEEATQKVKLLKRSIQELGHVNLGAIEEFDRIHKRYTFLVEQRNDLLEAKESLYETMNEMDEEVILRFTETFNAIRVHFSTVFPQMFGGGMAELRLTDPDNILTTGIEIIAQPPGKKLQQLSLLSGGERAFTAIALLFAIIQVRPVPFCILDEVEAALDEANVVRFGRYLKKFDGDTQFIVITHRKGTMEEADVLYGVTMQESGVSKIVSVRLEEAERDSVNTID
- a CDS encoding IS3 family transposase (programmed frameshift); protein product: MAKYTFELKLEIIQAYLRGEGGYGTLATRFGVLHAYQVRMWVNSYKQFGEEGLMRKRKNNSYSIQFKTNAVELYLTTEMSYFELANFLEITNPSILTRWVKEYRHYGIQRLSKQQGRPPKVSDKKDKVIISEKLPNKVETTRIQELERQNRALQIEIALFKRIEEVASRGNSTRNEVISRIIHNLRRDFQLKEILEVLKFPKSTYMYWQKRFNRPNKDEEDEKLLLQIRKDHKDYGYRRAQKEMEKRGRKVNKKKVQRLIKKLKIQVHSYTRKSRKYSSYKGTVGRIAKNNIHRRFYTNVVHQKITTDTTEFKYFETDKNGVIRQGKLYLDPFLDMYNSEIISYRISKRPTALAIMGALEEAIEATSNCHYRRTFHSDQGWAYQMKSYSYKLKEHKIFQSMSRKGNCLDNSPIENFFGILKQEIYYGEVYRSFNELKQAIESYIEYYNNERMKSKLNWMSPIQFREQQTVLLNDYSA
- the rnc gene encoding ribonuclease III produces the protein MNESFLKELKDKFNITFNNTAYLEEAFTHSSYVNEHRNLKLKDNERIEFLGDAVLELIISRYLFEHYPTLPEGHLTKLRARIVCEASLGLFAKDCGFDRYIRLGKGEERMDGRKRPALLCDLFESFIGALYLDQGITKVLEFLNQTIFPKIQSGAFSHVMDHKTNLQEYLQKKGEITIDYQLVEEIGPAHQKAFVVEVSAEGQMLGQGQGRTKKAAEQVAAENALLNLQGK